The genomic region ATGTGTATGGCCCGGCGGAGCGCCATACGACATGAACATTGCCTATCTGCGCGCCGGGATAGTCCGCGCTATCCCAGACGACACCTTGGCCGGCTGGGGTGAATTTGTCGTAGCCTGCGGTGGTTTCCGCTGTCCTTCCCACTTGCAGGCCGGTGTTGAGGTTTTGCAGCCCATTTGCGTTGATGACCATGTTGCCCAGCGCTTCGATGGTGGCGTCCCGGTTGATGATGGAGGCGGCATGGCCTGTGGCTATTCCCGCTGCGTCGAGAATGCCCCCGATGGCGATATCGCCTCCGCTGAACAGCATGGCGTTGTCGCTGTTGAGTAGTGTGCTGGTGGCTATGTCGAGACGGGTACGCCCGGCCATGATGGCGGCTGTGGTGGTGCCATTCACGCTTTCAGCCAGGTTGTTGATCTCGCCAGCCTGGATGCTGAGGTGGTCGCCGAAGATGCTGCCGTGCCCGATGTTGTCCAGTCTGCCTGCATTGATATGGGTGTTATCCCCGTCTATTGTGCCGCGATTGGTCAATGTTGCTTGGCTCAGCAGGATGGTGCTGGCTGAAGAAATTTCCCCGGTGTTGTCGATGTCCCCCGCGTTCAGGCTCACCCTGGCATTGGCATTGATGGTGCCCGCATTTTGCAAGTCTTGATTGGTGGCGATGTCGAGATTGGTATGTGCTGCCAGTGTCCCTGTATTGACAATGCGTCCATCGGCCGTTACCACGATTTCGCCCACGCTGGCCCCGATGCTGCCCGCATTGCGCACGCCCAGCCCGGCCTCGGTGCCGATGAGGTGGATCTTGCCTGCGTACATGCCGCCCAGGGCCGCCACGTCCACGGCAAAGGCTGGGGCCGTGGCGGAGCTTGCGGGGGTGAGCCGGGAGATCACGGTTGGGTTGCCGTGGTTGTCGATGTTGATGTGGTTGTTGCCGGTGGTAATGTTGAGTTGCTTGGCCCAGATGCCTGCGTTGATTTCCACGGCCCGTGTGATGATGTCAGTGTAGTCGGCATGACGGGCGTCCATGCCGTTGCCCAGGAAGCTGATGTTGCCGCCGCCTACGCGATAGCCGAGCAGGTTGCCGCCATTGACGATGGGATTGCCAGTGGTGAGGGTGGCGCGGTTGGCGTTGATGAAGCCGCAGCCGTTGCAGCTGATGCCGGCCGGGTTGGCGATGACGAGTTGGGCGCGGCTACCAGCGATCTCGATAAAGCCGTTGAGCAGGCTGGGGCTGCTGCTGTTGACCTCGTTGAGGATGACGCGGGCCATGCCACCTGCGAGCAGTGGGTTACCCTGTATCCAGCCGCCGAGCTGGGTTTGCACATTCGTGTTGCTATTATTAAGGATGGCGCCATGGGTGTTGATGTCGAACTGGCTATAAGTGTTGCGTGATACCCCGGCTGTGCTGGGTGTCTGAATATTGACCAGAGGCAGGCCGTTCGCGGTGTTGTCGATGATAGGTTGCTGGCTGGGAGGTGCGGATGGATCGGCGATGATCTCGGCCTTGGCTGTGCCGGGCATGATGATGACTGTTCCCAGCATGAGCATGATGGTTAGGGGCAGTGGGGCAATGTGGGCCAGCGCGAGAGCGGGGGATTCTCGCACCGCGTCGGAGTGTGTGCCGAGTGTGGTGCGGCGGGTGGCGGTGTTTTCCGCCACGGCCATCATGAGGCCCCGGGCACGGTTGTATATCAGGCGGTAACGGTGCTTGTTCATGTCGATGTCTCCCCTTGTGCGTTGCTAGAACGACCAATTGAAGTTGAATCCGGCGGTGGTGCTGGCGGTCTCGAACCCATCCGGTTTTTTGACGGGTTTGCCCAGGAACAGGTCGTAGCTGAGTCCTTTGTAGCCTCCGCGCATGCCGAGGACGGCGCCTGCCAGTTGCTTGCCGATCAGGAGGTCGCTGGATGGTCCGCCCACTTCGCCGTAGTCAAGCCCGAGATAAAGCGCCTGGCCGCTTTGTCCCAGCATGGCGCTGAAGTCGTTGCGGATGAACCAGCCGTGATCCGCGCTCAGGGTGAGCTGGCCGTCGAAGCCGCGTACGGTATAGCGGTTGCCAATGGCGAAGCGGTCTTGCGGCGTGAGCGGGGTGAAGTTGGATTGCGCGCGGATGTTGGCAGCGTAACGCAGGGACTGGCTTCCCCATGGCGCCAGGAAGAAAAGTGGGGTCATGAAGCTGATGTCGGCAGTGAGCACTTCCATGCGCGAGGTGCCCTCGCCAAATGCTTCCTCGGGCGCCTTGAGTGCCTGTTGTGCGCCAGTGCCGCGGCGGAAGGTAAAGGTATAGTCCAATATGGCCTGGCCGAGATACCAGCTCTGGTTAACGCCCAATGCCCACCCGGCAGTGCGGCGGCGCTGTACTTCTACTTCCGTATCGTCCACGTAATTGAATGACTTGCGGAAGAAGCTTCCCGCGGATATCTGTGTCTTGTTGACGGCGGAGCGGTATACCATGCGGCTGAGCCGGAATTCGGCATTCTGCGTGCGGCCGCTGTAGAGGTAGGATTGGTTGAGCCCGGCGACTTCCTGGTGGTAGCGATAGTTGGAGCCGGTGGCGCCGAGCAGCCAGTGGCCGAAAGGGATGGAGTAATGCAAGGTCTTGCCGTGTGAGCCGCGGCTGCCTCTGTCGCCGCCGCCCAGATCCTGGTTGAGGTTGATGTAGAGGAGATCGCTCAGGCCGAGCAGGTTGTCGCCAGAGAGCGTGACGCCGCCCTGGTATTTGCCGGTGCTGTCGAAGCCGCCGTCGTCGGCGCTAAAGGTGATACGGAAAGGCAAGGCCTGGTGGTAGCGGATCACTAGGTCGCTCTCGCCGGGCTGCGCATTGCCTTTGGCGGGCTCGATCTGGATATCGGCATCTGAAGTCGGGGAGCGCTTGAGGTTTTCCAGACCCTGTTCGATGGCACGCAGGTTGAGGATGTTGCCAGGGGCGATTGGCAATGCGTTGCCGTAGCGTATCCTCGGGCTGGAGTCAGGCGCGAAGCGAATCTGCCGCACCTTGCCGGGAATCACGGTAAGGCGGAGGTGTCCATTGCTCAGATCCTGCGACCCGGCCAGGATGCGCGTCGTGACAAAGCCCTGGGCGACGAGGGTATTCTGCATATGCGACATGACGGTATTGATGCCTTGCGCGCCCAGGCAGCGACCAATGGCGAGGTGTTCGCCCTGGAGGACACTCTGCAAGGCAAACTGGAAGAGATCGGTATGTTCGCCTTCAAGGCTGATCTGCCTGATGGTGAAGCAGGGAGACTCCTCGGTTGGATAGGCAAGCGGGGCTGACGGATGCAAGCCAGGCTGGCGTGCATCTGGCGCGGTTTCCTGTTGCTGGCGCAGGATGCGCAGGCGTTCCTGCTGCTGTAGCTGCTCTTGCGCGGATGTGTCGATCGGCTCGATCGCTGCGCTGGAGGGGCTTGCGTAAAGCAGGATCAATAACGCCCATAATCCATAACGGGATGGCAGCAAGTATGGTTCCCCTATCACAATATGTACTCGGTATTTTTATTGCTAAGGGGCAAGTGCCGGGCGTATATCACGCGAGACGCTGGGATATATCTAGTATTGACGCACCAGGCCGGATCGGCGAGGCGGGATCCTCAAATATGGCGGTTCCGCTGTCATAGTAGCAAGCTGCTTACCTTAGACCGGTGACTTTGCGTCCTTGGTTTTTCAACCAAGGTTGCCCTTAACATTTTTGACTATTCTCCGGCCATTTGAGAATTAATGTCAATTGGCTCGGGTCGGGATTTTATCCTTTTATTTTGTCGGTGGATTGCTGGGGATGAGCCTGGTTTTTGTCTGTCATGCGGACGAGAAGGTAGGTGGGAGAAAGGCTCTGGCGATAGTATGCAAAAAGATCAGCATGAGTATTGTCTATAATAATCGAACTTCTCAAAATTTCTGGTGAGTCCATGCTCGTATTGAAAACATTTTCCTTGTTTATCCTGACTGCGCTGGCGGAAATCCTGGGCTGTTACCTGCCTTATCTTTGGCTCAAGAAAGATGGGTCCGTCTGGCTGCTATTGCCCGCCGCCATCAGCCTGGCGGTGTTCGCCTGGCTGTTGAGCCTGCACCCCACCGCCGCAGGCCGTGTATATGCGGCCTATGGCGGGGTGTATATTTTCGTGGCGCTCGGGTGGTTATGGCTGGTAGACGGTATCCGGCCCAGCACCTGGGATTTCGTCGGGGTCGGTGTAGCCCTCGCGGGTATGGCGATCATCATGTTCGCACCACGGTAATACCCATTAGCATTCCAGATGCAGCTTGACGCTGGGCTGGGCTGGTTCGCTGATAAATGCCAGGGTCCGCGGGCCCATGCGTTGGAAAGTCACGCTGATAAATTCACCCCCGACCTGCAGGTGCCGCAATGTCAATTGGTTAACGCCTGAGGGTAATTGTGGGCGCACTATTCTGACGCAGTGGCCGGTAGCATCGATCTCCAGTCCCAGGGCTGCCTGCAGCAACATGAATACGGCTCCCGAGGCCCAGGCTTGCGGTTGACAGGCCACCGGGTAGAGTACGGGTTGTTCGCCGCGGGTGCGGCTGAAGCCGCAGAACAGCTCGGGCAGGCGCAGCGAGAAGCAGAGTGCCGCTTCAAACAGGTTGTCGAGCAACTGCCGTACTCCTTCCCGCTCCCCGTAGCGGGCCATGCCGGCCGCGCAGATGGCAACATCGTGCGGCCAGACCGATCCATTATGGTAGGCCCCAGGGTTGTAGCGGATTTCCTGCTCGGATAAGGTGCGAATTCCCCAGCCACTGTTGAATGCCGGTGCCAGCAGTTTCTGGATGACATGGTACGCGCGGTCTGATGCAGGCAAGCCGCTCCAGAGCAAATGTCCAGCGTTTGAGCCTTCCACTTCGCATAACGTGTCTTTGCCATCCAGGGCCAGCCCGTAGAACTGGCGGTTCTCCATCCAGAAGCGCTCTTCCACTTGCAGGCGCAGTTTCTCGGCGAGCGATTCCCAGCGGGCGGCAAGGCCGGGGGAGTGATCGATGGCTTTGGACATGTCGGCCATGTCCTGCAGCGCCCGCCAGGCGTATCCCTGCACTTCCAGGAGGGCGATTGGTGGTGATGCCAGGCTGCCGTCGGCATGCGAAACTGCGTCGGCGCTGTCTTTCCATCCTTGATTCTGCAGGCCGCTGTCTTCTGCTCGCTGGTAGCTCAGCAGCCCCGCGTGGTTTTCCTCCAGTCGTTCTTCAACCCAGCGGATGGCTGCGAGAAGGGCGGGCCAAAGCTGCTCAAGCCCCTTCCTATCGCCAGTACGCCTGTACCATGCGCCTGCCAGCATGATAAACAGGGGCGTGGTGTCGACACCGCCGTAATAGCGGGCAAACGGCAGTTCATTCATGGCGGCCATTTCCCCCTTGCGGGTTTCGTGCATGATTTTCCCGGGCTGAGCGTCCCGGAAGGCCGAGGTCTCTTCGGATTGATGCTCCGCCAGATAGCGCAATACGCCTTCAGCGAGCGAAGGGTCAATCCATAAGGTTTGCAGGGCGGTGATGATGGCGTCGCGCCCGAATGGCGTGGAGAACCAAGGGATGCCTGCATACGGATAAGGGCCGGTGGGCAGGTCGCTGGTCAGCAAGGCCAAGTCGGCCCGCGCCCGCTGCAGCCAGCGGCTGAACAAGGGGTTGTCCGCATGAAGTTGGGCGCCACGCATGGTGCGCCTGTGCATTTGCCGGCGCGCCTTGCGTTCTGCCTTCATAAAAGCGTCAGGGCTGGCGCGATGTGGTTTCCGGTCCACGCTCAGCACCAGTTCCCAGCGCTCGCGCGGTGCCAGGTGCAACCTGAAGTTGGCAGACTCTTCGGACAGGGAATCGGGTGCCTGCGAGAAGGAGATCACCGAGCGGCGCTGTTGCCGGTCGAGTCCCTCATAAGCCATCGTGACATGGCGAGGACTGATTTCTGAGCGACTTCTCTGACCGCGCCGCATGCGCCGTTGGCCACGGATCTCGAACATATCGACGAAGTCTGCCTGCCAGCCGAGCTGTAGCGATAGATCGACGGCGGTGGTGCCGAAGTTCTCCAATGCCAACCGGATATGGAGCTGATTGTCATAGAGCAGGCAGCGCCTTTCCAAGTGCAGGGTGCCTGGCAGAAGCACTTGTCCCGGCAAGACCAGCTCCGGGTTGGTCTGATGAGAAATGAACATGACGTTGTCTTCGCTGATTGCCGCCGAGAGCAGGACGGGACGCTGGTTCTCAAGGCGGACGGACAACCTGGACAGCATGCGCGTGTCGTCGATGAACAGTCCCTCACTGGCGCCGCCAATATCTCCCAGGCTGCTCATGACGATGAAACTGTCCCTGGCCTTCAGCACGAAGGGGGCTTCGTGGCTGGCGTGACTGGTTTCCAGGGATGTACCAAGTTGATCGTCCATCGTTCACCTCAGCCTACTTGGCTTTCCATCAGGTTATCGTCGTTGGCGCTTGCCGCAAGCCGCTTGTAAAGCTTGAGATAGTGCTCTGCCATGACATCGGAAGTGAAGCGCATGTCGAATGCCTCGCGCACCTTGGCACGATCCAGCGTAGTGGCAGCATGACATGCTGCCGCAGCCTGGTGTTCGTCGGTGACGATGAAGCCGTTCCTGCCCGGCTCGATGATTTCGGGCACAGAGCCGCAACGCCATGCGATCACCGGTGTTCCGCAGGCCATGGCCTCGATCATGACCAGTCCGAATGGCTCGGGCCAGTCCACGGGGAACAGCAGGGCGAGCGCGTTGCCCAGGAAGTCGTTCTTCTGCGCGTCCGTGATTTCGCCGATGAATTCGACATCTGCTTGGTTCAGCAGGGGTTTGATGACGTCATTGTAGTAATTCAGGTCTGCTGCATCCACCTTTGCGGCAATCTTCAGCGGGATGCCGGCTTTGCGCGCGATGGCGATGGCGCGGTCTGGGCGTTTTTCCGGGGAAATGCGGCCAAGGAAGGCCAGGTACCCTCCCTGTGGGTTGGGGTTGAAGCGATACAGCGCCGGATCGAGGCCGTGATAGACCGTGCCTGCCCAGTTGGCGCCAGGGAGGGCGCGGCGCTGGTCGTTGGAGATGGAGACCAGCGGGAACTGGCGCCAGCGCTTGAATGCATTCGGCAAGTCGGCCATGTCCAAGCGGCCATGCAGGGTTGTCAGGGTTTTCGAGGCGATCGGCTCGAAGAACGGGAAGTGGAGCATGTCGGTGTGGAAATGAAGAATGTCATATTCGCCAGCATGACGCCTTACCTCGTCCAGGAGAGTGTAATGGGCCGCGATATCCGACTTGAGCGGCGCAGGGTCCAGCCTCAGCGCGCGCTCCCGGCAGGGAATCAGGCGGGCTTTGCTCTGGCTGTCTCCCGATGCATACAGGTCGACTTGGTGACCGGCTTTGACCAGCGCATCACATATGCTTGCGACTACGCGTTCAGTACCGCCGTAAAGGCGGGGCGGGACGGCTTCAAAAAGAGGGGCAATTTGTGCAATTTTCATATTATCTCCGTGAAAATAAAGTGAAAAGTGGACGTGTGCACCATCTAAATCAGGAAAATAGGGGCGGCATATACTTTTTCAAGTAGCAGTTCTTGCAGTGCGGGCTGGCAATGACATCACCAACCGTCAATGAAGTTGAGTAAGGAGGAAGGGTAGAAGGAATGTCAGGCGCTTGCCTGTGCTTCTTGCGGTGTTTTGCGGATCAGCCGAGCTTGTGGCAAGACTGCACTGAAAATGCTGCCCTTGCCTGCTTCGGATTCGATTTCCAGTCTTCCCTGGTGGCGAGTGAGAATGTGCTTGACGATGGAAAGGCCTAGCCCCGTGCCGCCGGTTTCGCGTGAACGGCTGCGATCCACGCGGTAGAAGCGCTCGGTCAGGCGGTCTATGTGCTGCTGTTCTATGCCGATGCCGGTGTCGCGCACGCTGAATACAATGTCATTGCCGCGCAGAAACAGCTTCAGGTTGATCTTGCCGCCTTGTGGAGTATAGCGCACGGCATTGCTGACCAGGTTGCCGAGCGCACTGTGGAGCTCTTCCGTGGCCCCCTTGATAAACAAGCCGGGCTCTACTGGCTCGAGCGTAATTTCGTGCTTGCCTTGGCTGAGGCTGACCCCTTCATGCAATAGCATATTGAGCAGGGTGCCCAGGTCGATCTCGGTTTCCTGAGGGGCTTCGGGACTGTTTTCGAGCTGGGAAAGCGTGAGCAGGTCCTCGATCAGGCGCCGCATGCGGCCGGTTTGCTCCTGCATCATGCCGAAATAGGCGCGCGTGCTTTCCGGCACGGCGCCTTCCATGTCCATCAACGTTTCCAGAAAACCGCCCACTACAGTCAACGGGGTGCGCAGCTCGTGCGAGACATTGGCGATGAAGTCGCGGCGCATGGTTTCCAGCTTTTCCATGTGGCTGACATCGCGCGAGATCAGAAGCTTCTGATTGATGCCGAAAGGCACCAGTTGGATTTCCAGCGTCGCGCCTATGGTGCGCCAGGACTTGAGTTTGATCGGCTCGGAATAATTCTGTGCTTGCAGGTATTGAATGAAGTCAGTGGGCCGAACCAGATAGGTGATGGGCTGCCCGGCATCCTGGCGCATGGACAGTCCAAGCTGGCTTTCCGCGGTTGGGTTGCACCATTCGATCTGGTCATTGCCATTGAGCAGGACGACGCCGTCGGGCAGCGCGCTGGCTGCATGGCGAAAACGATCAAGCGCGGAACTGATCTGCGCCTGGCTGCGGTGGTGCCGACGCTTCTCGTAATAGATCGCGGAGAACACATCCTGCCAGATGCCGCTGCCGACGGGCATGGTGTTCAGTTCTGGCTTCCTGAACCATTGCAGCAACCGGTGCAGCCAGTAGAGGTGGCTGGCCAGGTATAGCAGCAAAAAGGCACTGAATGCCAACAATGCTGTGATGGCATCTGTGAATGCCCAGATGATCAGGCAGGTGAGTAGGGTGGCTAATCCTAGCCACAAGGCTTTCCAGCGGATGTCTTGCACGAAGCGCTTCTTGTCTTAAGGCAATCGCTATTATGAGCTACTGTGCGGAGAAACGGTAGCCGACACCACGCACTGTCTGGATGAACTCCTCGTGCCCTGATTCAGAAAGAGCGCGGCGCAGCCGGCGGATATGCACATCCACTGTCCTGTCTTCCACGAACACGCGGTCTCCCCATACACGGTCCAGCACTTGTGTGCGGGAATGCACGCGTTCCGGGTTGGACATCAAGTAGTGCAGCAGGCGGAATTCGGTCGGCCCCAGTTCCAATGTCTTGCCGTTGCCTGATACGCGGTGCGTCATCGGATCCAGGCGCAGGCCGCCAATTTCGAGCGGGTCATCGGTCATTTGTGGCGCGCGGCGACGCAGTACTGCCTTGATGCGGGCATTGAGCTCCCTCGGGCTAAACGGCTTGGTGACATAGTCATCTGCACCGACTTCCAGGCCGCGTACCTTGTCGGCTTCCTCTCCACGCGCGGTCAGCATGATGATGGGGATGGCCTTGGTGAGCTCGTCGCTCTTCAGCTTGCGCGCAAACTCGATGCCGCTCATGCCAGGCAGCATCCAGTCGAGCAGGATCAGGTCTGGCAGGGCTTCGCGGATCAGCATTTGCGCTTGCTCCACACTCAGGGCGCGCACGGGATTGTGGCCTGCTTGCGTCAAGTTGAGCGCAAGCAATTCCTGGATGGCTGGTTCGTCTTCTACAACCAGAATATTCGCTGGCATGTCGGGTTTCCTCGCTTGTTGAATGACGAGCAATATATGACGCTAATATGACAGATTGATGAACATGGTCCAAGCAATTTGGGATTGCGGTTTTATTCGATTTGTATAATTATTTGTAACAAAATGTTTCTTTTTGTTACTTCTACATCCAGGCTGCCTTCAGATGGGGCCGAAGGGGGGCGCATGGCAGGTTTTTTTTCCAAGGAACGTATTACGGCTGGGCCGGGTTATAACCGCTGGCTAGTGCCGCCTGCAGCGCTGGCTGTGCACTTGTCGATCGGCATGGCGTATGGTTTCAGCGTGTTTTGGTTGCCGCTGTCCAAGGCCTTGGGAATTCACGAGCCGCTGGCATGTGGGGAAGATATCAGCTTCTGGATGCGGGCCGTGACGACAACCTGCGACTGGAAGGTCAGCGACCTGGGCTGGATGTATACCTTGTTCTTCGTCTTCCTGGGGTCGTCTGCCGCGGTGTTCGGGCACTGGCTGGAGCATGCTGGGCCACGCAAGGCGGGCGCCGTTGCTGCTGTGTGTTGGGGTGGTGGACTGCTGATTTCCGCAATCGGTGTATATACGCATCAGCTCTGGCTGATGTGGCTGGGCTCGGGTGTGATCGGCGGTATCGGGCTCGGACTGGGTTATATTTCCCCGGTCTCGACCCTGATCAAGTGGTTCCCGGATCGGCGCGGAATGGCAACTGGCATGGCGATCATGGGGTTTGGCGGCGGCGCCATGATAGGAGCGCCGCTCGCCAATACGCTCATGAATCATTTTGCCACCGAGACTTCCATCGGTGTGTGGGAAACCTTTGCCACGATGGGCGTGCTGTACTTCATCGCCATGATGATAGGCTCGCTGGGCTACCGGGTGCCGGCGCATGATTGGAAACCCGAGGGCTGGACACCTCCTGTTAGTAATGGCAATAGCATGATTACGCAGCATCATGTGCATGTGAACCGGGCGCACAAGACGCCGCAATTCTGGCTATTGTGGTGGGTGCTGTGTCTCAATGTCAGTGCCGGTATCGGGGTGATCGGCATGGCGTCTCCAATGTTGCAGGAGGTGTTCGGCGGGCAGCTGATCGATGTGCCGCTCAAGTTGGCGGAGTTGGATGGCGACCAGAAGCTGCAGGTGGCGGCCATCGGTGCCGGGTTTGCCGGCTTGCTGTCCTTCTTCAATATCTTGGGCCGTATAGGCTGGGCATCATGCTCGGATTTCCTGGGACGCAAGCTGACGTATATGATCTTTTTTGCCCTGGGTTTTGTGTTGTATGTGTTATCGCCATGGGCAGGCAGCATGGGCAGTGTGGCGCTGTTTGCAGGTTTATTCTGCATTATCCTCACCATGTATGGTGGTGGTTTTTCCACGATTCCGGCCTATCTGGCCGACATTTTCGGCACCCAGCATGTGGGCGCGATTCATGGGCGCTTGTTGACTGCCTGGGCTACCGCCGGGGTGCTGGGCCCGGTAATCGTGAACTACTTGCGCGATTACCAGCTCGACCAGGGCGTGCCGGCAGACCATGCCTACAACATGATTATGTATGTGCTGGCGGGCCTACTGCTGGTGGGGCTGGTCTGCAACCTGCTGGTGCGCCCGGTGGCGGAGAAGCACTATATGACCCCGGCCGAGTTGGAAGCGGAAAAGAAGGTCTCGCACGCGCAGGCGCAGGCAATGGCAGGAGCAGCCGCTCATAGAAGCAGTACCGTATTGGTTGTGGCGGTGTGGATCGCGGTCGGGATCCCGATCATGTATGGCATCTGGAATACCTTGCAGAAAGCGGTTATCTTGTTCCATTGACGTTTTGCTATTGGAATTTGTTGTGACTGAAGTCTGCCGCTGTGGATGGGCCAAGAGAGCCTTGGATGTCATCTATCATGACACGGAGTGGGGCGTGCCCGTGCACGACGACAGGTTGCTGTTCGAGTTCCTGGTGCTCGAAGGCGCCCAGGCCGGGTTGAGCTGGAGCACCGTGCTGAAGAAGCGGGAGCATTACCGCAAGGTATTTGACCAGTTTGATATTGCCAAAATCGCGGCCTACGATGCGGACAAGGCCGAAGCATTGCTTGCGGATCCCGGCATCATTCGCAACCGGCTCAAGGTGCATGCTGCGATCAGCAATGCCCGCGCAACATTGGATATCCAGGCCAAGCACGGTAGCCTGGATGCCTTCCTCTGGCAATTTGTGCAGGGCACGCCCCAGGTTAACCGCTGGCGCAGCCTGGCAGAGGTGCCTGCCCAGACGGAGGTATCTGACCAGATGTCCAAGGCACTGTTGAAGCATGGCTTCAAGTTTGTCGGTTCCACCATCTGCTATGCGTTCATGCAAGCTGTCGGCATGGTCAACGATCATGTCGTTGATTGTTTTCGCCATGTCGAACTGCTGTCCGGCGCCTCTTACGTGGTAAAATAGCGCGCTTAGCCAGAGGGTTGCTGGCTCATTTCAATAACGCAGCGCCGCTGCGCCCGGTTTGGATGAAATCATGAAGAAAATCACAGTAGATTTGAATGGCAAGGATTTGCGCATCGGCATCGTGCTGTCGCGTTTCAACAGCAATATCGGTGAAGGCTTGCTCAAGGCGTGTGTCGATCAGTTGCACAAGTTGGGTGTGGCGGATGACGATATCACGCTCGCCACTGTCCCGGGTGCGCTGGAAGCCCCAGCCATTCTGTTGCAGATGGCAGATAGCGAGCAGTTCGACGGATTGATTGCATTGGGCGCTGTCATCCGTGGCGAAACTTACCATTTCGAGGTCGTTTCCAATGAGTCTGCGCGTGGTATTTCCGATGTGCAGCTGAGCACTGGCATTCCTATCGCCAATGCCATCCTGACGACAGAGAACGATGAGCAGGCCGAGGCACGGGTGGCGGTCAAGGGGGCTGAGGCTGCGGATGTCGTTGTTGAAATGATCAATCTGCTGAAGCAGTTATGAGTGATCGCGACAACATGCCTGCAGAGGCAAAAAAACCGGCGCCGAAGGCTGGTCGCAGCCGCCGCAAGTCGCGGGAATTGGTACTCAAGGGCATTTACCTGGGCCTGATGAACCAGAAGGATACTTCCGTCATCATCCGCGAGCTCGCAGATGATCCCGATTTCGATCGGGCGGACTATGAGTATTTCCGCCAGTTGCTTGAAGGGGTGGCGGAGAGCATCGACGAGCTGGATGCGCGCCTGGCA from Methylobacillus flagellatus KT harbors:
- a CDS encoding OFA family MFS transporter: MAGFFSKERITAGPGYNRWLVPPAALAVHLSIGMAYGFSVFWLPLSKALGIHEPLACGEDISFWMRAVTTTCDWKVSDLGWMYTLFFVFLGSSAAVFGHWLEHAGPRKAGAVAAVCWGGGLLISAIGVYTHQLWLMWLGSGVIGGIGLGLGYISPVSTLIKWFPDRRGMATGMAIMGFGGGAMIGAPLANTLMNHFATETSIGVWETFATMGVLYFIAMMIGSLGYRVPAHDWKPEGWTPPVSNGNSMITQHHVHVNRAHKTPQFWLLWWVLCLNVSAGIGVIGMASPMLQEVFGGQLIDVPLKLAELDGDQKLQVAAIGAGFAGLLSFFNILGRIGWASCSDFLGRKLTYMIFFALGFVLYVLSPWAGSMGSVALFAGLFCIILTMYGGGFSTIPAYLADIFGTQHVGAIHGRLLTAWATAGVLGPVIVNYLRDYQLDQGVPADHAYNMIMYVLAGLLLVGLVCNLLVRPVAEKHYMTPAELEAEKKVSHAQAQAMAGAAAHRSSTVLVVAVWIAVGIPIMYGIWNTLQKAVILFH
- a CDS encoding DNA-3-methyladenine glycosylase I, with the translated sequence MLLEFVVTEVCRCGWAKRALDVIYHDTEWGVPVHDDRLLFEFLVLEGAQAGLSWSTVLKKREHYRKVFDQFDIAKIAAYDADKAEALLADPGIIRNRLKVHAAISNARATLDIQAKHGSLDAFLWQFVQGTPQVNRWRSLAEVPAQTEVSDQMSKALLKHGFKFVGSTICYAFMQAVGMVNDHVVDCFRHVELLSGASYVVK
- the ribH gene encoding 6,7-dimethyl-8-ribityllumazine synthase yields the protein MKKITVDLNGKDLRIGIVLSRFNSNIGEGLLKACVDQLHKLGVADDDITLATVPGALEAPAILLQMADSEQFDGLIALGAVIRGETYHFEVVSNESARGISDVQLSTGIPIANAILTTENDEQAEARVAVKGAEAADVVVEMINLLKQL
- the nusB gene encoding transcription antitermination factor NusB, with translation MSDRDNMPAEAKKPAPKAGRSRRKSRELVLKGIYLGLMNQKDTSVIIRELADDPDFDRADYEYFRQLLEGVAESIDELDARLAGLLDRQVSELSPIEHAILCIAAYELIHDVTIPYRVAINEGVELAKLYGGTDGHKYVNGVLDKIAAEARPDEFQRGRR